The Halobellus litoreus nucleotide sequence GTCGCTGCCCGCCCGAGAGTTTGACCCCGCGCTCGCCGACCAGCGTGTCGTACCCGTCGGGGAGAGCCTCGATGAATTCGTGGGCCCGGGCGCGCCGAGCCGCCTCCCGCATTTCGTCGTCGCTGGCGTCGAAGCTGCCGTATCTGATGTTTTCGGCCACCGACCCGTAGAAGAGCGTCGGCTCTTGACTGACGTATCCGATGGCCCGTCGGAGGCCGTCGAGCCGTACGGTTCGGACGTCTCGGCCGTCGATGCGGATCGATCCCGCGTCGACGTCGTAGAGCCGCGGGAGGAGTTTCAGCAGGGTCGATTTGCCCGCGCCGGTGGGGCCGACGATCCCGACCGTTTCGCCGCCCGCGGCGGTGAAGGACACGTCCGAAATGATCTCGTCGTCGCCGTAGCCGAACGAGACGGCATCGTACTCGACGCGGCCGTCGACGACGCTGAGCGGGTCTGCGTCCGCTGCGTCGCGTATCGCTGGGTCCAACCGCAGCAGCCGCGCCACGCGAGTGCCGGCGGCCTTCGCCCGCTCGTAGTCGTCGACGACGCTGCCGAACTGGACAATCGGCCAGAGATACTGTTGTGCGTAGATGACGAACGTGACGAACGCGCCGGGCGTCAGAGCGGCGGTCAACCCGAACGGCGGGCCGGTGAGCACCCAGAGCCCACCCGCGAGGAACGTGATCGCAAATCCGACCCCGGCGATGATCGTCAGCCCCGGGAAGTACGTGATCTGGACTCTGACCGCGGCCAGGTTGGCGCCCAGGTAGTCCCGTGACGCGGCTTCGACACGCGCCTCCTCGTACGCCTCCGCGCGCTCGGTCTTGATCGCCTCGATGCCGCTGATGTTGTTTTCGAACCGGGCGTTCAGGTCGCTGATCTCCCCGCGGATCTGGAGATACCGCGGTTCGATCACGCGCGTGAACACGAGCGTGAAGACGGCCAAGAACGGAATCGGCAGGAGCGTCACGAGAGCCAGCGGCAGGTTCAGCGAGACGAGGATCGCGCCGATACCGGTGAACGTCGCGGTGATCCAGAAGATCGAGCTCAACCCGTCTTCGAGAAACGTCTCCAGCGCGTTGACGTCGTTGTTGAGAATGCTCATCAGCTCACCGGTCCGTTGACCGGTGAAGTACGCGAGATCGAGTCGCTGCATTCGGGCGTAGGCGTCGACCCGCAGTTCGTGTTGGATGCGCTGGGCGAAGACGCTCCACCCCCAGTCCTCGAACCACGACGCGACCGCGCCGAGAAGCGTCGCCGCGAGCAACAGGCCGATCGAGAACCAGAGTTGCTCCGCGGGCGAAGCCGGAATCCACGCCGACGGGACTCCGGGGAGCCGATACGGCCGTTGGTCGAGAAAGATCGCGTCGACGGCGAGGCCGATGACGAAGGCGGGGATCAGCCCGAGAGCTCGCCCGATGATCGTATTGCCGGCCCCGAGTAGCGCGAATCGGAGGTTTCCCCGGCCGTATCGGCCGTAGAGCTCCCACACGGGATTTCTCGTCGCAGCGGGAGCGAGATCCTCCCCGGCGTCGCTCGCCATACGCGTCATTCGGAGCGACACCACATCACTCTGTGGAGCGGTCCGGGAGGGGCAATCGCGCGGTGGCGTCGGCAAAGCGTGTCGTTCGACGAGGGACGTCGGGAGACCGCCCACTGCCGGTGACGGGCGAGGTCAGTGCGCGAACTCGACACCGCGAATTTCGAACCGCGCGCCGCCCGCGGACCCCGCCGTGAGATCGATCTCCCACCCGTGTTCCGCGACGATCTGCTCGACGATGTTCAGTCCGAACCCGGTTCCGCGGTCGGCCGTCGAGTGACCCATCTCGAACACGTCCGAGCGGCGGTCCGGCGGAATACCCGGACCGTCGTCTTCGACGTAGAAGCCGTCGTCCAGGTCACCGACGGTGACCGCGACCCCCTCGCCGCCGTGTTCGACCGCGTTCCGAAAGAGGTTCTCGAACAGTTGCTGGAGGCGGCTCCGATCTCCCGTGATCGTCCGGCTCATCTCGGCCTGAAGCGTCGCGTCCGCGGTCGCGACGTTCCGCCAGCAGGTGTCGAGAAACGGCCGCAGATCGACCGGTTCAGTCTCCGTCACGCTGGTCCCGTTGCGTGCGAGCGTGAGCAGGTCGTCGATCAGGGCGTTCATTCTCGTGTGCGTTCGCTCGACGGCGTCGAGGTGTTCGCTGTCGCACTCCTCCTGGGCGAGTTCCAGCCGCCCCTCCGCCACGTTGAGGGGGTTGCGGAGGTCGTGACTGACGACGGACGCGAACTCGGCCATCTGCCGCTCGCGCTGTTTGCGGTCGGAGATGTCGCGGGCGATACTCAACACCGCCGTCTCGCCCTGATAGGAGATCAGACTGGAGTTGATCTCGACGGGGATCTGTTCGCCCGCGGCGGTCTCGTGAACCGTCTCGAAGACCTGCATCTCTTCGTCGGGCATCGCCTCGACGAGCGCCGTGATCTCGCCGTCCGCGAGGCTGGCGTCGATGTCGTGCGGCCCCATCGAGAGCAGCTCCGGTCGCGAGTAGCCGAGGGTGTCGACCGCGGCGTCGTTGACCGCGCGGAACTGTTCGTCGAGGCCGATGACCCAGGCGGAGTCGTTCATTCCGTTGAAGAGTTCCGAGGCGTCCTCGCGGGCCCGCCGGAGTTGCCGCTCGCGTCGCCGCTGCTCGGTGACGTCCTGGACGGCACCGCGGAGCGTCACGACCTCGCCGTCCGCGACCGTCGGGACGCCCTGGACGCGGAGCCAACGGGTCTCGTCGTCCCGGCTCCGAAACCGGACTTCGATGTCGAACGCCTCCCCGCTGTCGAGCGCCGTCTCGACGGCGTCGGCGACGGTCTGGCGATCGTCCTCGTGATAGACGTCGAGCGCCAGGTCCAGTGAAACCTCGGTCTCGCGGCTCACGCCGAACAGGTCGTAGAGCTGTTCGGTCCAGAACACCTCTCGCGTGTCGGGGTCGAGTTCCCAACCGCCGACGTCCGCGATGCGTTCGGTTCGTTCGAGCAGTTCGCGCATCCGCTCGAACTCGCGCTCGCGGTCGCGCCGGTCGGTGATGTCGCGGGTCACGCCGACGATGCCCTCAGCCGGGTCGTCCGCGACGAGCGGGGTGAGTCGGTACTCGAGTACCGCGGGGCCGTACTCGCCGATCGGTACCTCGATCTCGCCGCGGAGTTCCGCCCGGTCGCCGTCGAGGAGTTCGCGGTAACGGTCCCCGTCCGGGCCGTCTCTGATCTCGGAGATGAGCGTGCTCTGCCGGCCTTCGAGTTCGTGCGTGGGCGAGCCGTAGAGTTCGGCCATCCGTTCGTTGACGAGCTCGAAGCGACCGTCAGAATCGTAGATACAGGCGGCCTCCTGCATCGTGTTCACCATCTGCTCGTAGCGTCGGAGCGTCCGCTCACGGGCGCGCCGCTCGCTGATGTCCCGTGAGATGACGATGAAGCGGTCCGCCTCGTCCTCGTCTGTCGGCAGTCGGGTGAGGTGGACCTTCACCGGGAAGCGCTCGCCGTCTGCGCGTCCGAACTCCGTTTCGACCTCGTGGCGCTCGCCGACCGCCATCCCGTCCCAAGTCTCACGGAGTTCGTCGGGGTCGCTCTCCCGGTCGACGTCCCAGACCTTCGTTCCGAGCAGTTCCTCCCGGGACTGATCGAACACCTCACAAAACCGCTGGTTCACGTCGATTATCGTCCCCTCGTCGGTGTGGACGTCGATCATATCCGGGGAGTTCTCGAACAGCGCTTCCAGTCGGGCGGTGGTCCGTTCGAGTCGTTCTTCGCGCTCCTTTCGCTCGGTGACGTCGGTGATGAACCCCTCCAGCGCGATCAGCGAGCCGTCGTCGTCGTAGACGCCGCCTCCCCGTTCCCACACCCACCTGGTGTCCCCGTCGTCGGTGACGATCCGATAGGTGATCTCGAACGCTCCGTCAGCCGCGAGTGCGTCCTGTACCGTCTCCCACACCCGCTCGCAGTCGTCGGGATGGATGATCTCCGCGCCCCACTTCACCTCGTTCCGTTCCAGTTCGCCGGCGGTGTGACCGGTGAGCGACTGAACCTCGCCCTCGACGGTCTCCATCGGCCACGGCGGATCGTTCCGGCAGCGATAGACCATCCCCGGGAGGTTGCCGATGAGCGTCTCCAGGCGGCGGGTCCGTTCGGTCAGGAGCCGGTGGGACTCGTGCGCGTCGACGGCGTTGACGATCCTGTTGGCGAGCAGTTCGTACTGCTCGGAGCCGGTTCCCTTCTGGAGGTAGTCGGTCACGCCGGCGGAGATGGCGTCGCTGGCGACTTCCTCGGACCCCTTTCCCGTGTAGAGGATGAACGGGAGGTCCGGGTACTCCTCGCGGACGGCTTCGAGCAGTTCGATGCCGTCTGCCCCCGGCATATCGTAATCCGAGACGATACAGTCGACGTCGTGGTCGGCGAGAACGTCGCGTCCTTCGGCCGCGCTATCCGCTGCTCGCACGGCGATCCGGGAGTCGACGCGTTCGAGAAACGTCGCCGCCAGATCCGTGAAATCGGGATCGTCGTCGACGTGGAGGACGTCGATCGTATCGGAGCTGTCGGTCATACGTACATACTCGTTGGGGCAGCCTCACGCGGCGGAAACTTAAGCGGTCGTCTTCGTGAATGTCGAGTGACCAGTTTCGCTCGTCGCGCGCGGACGCGGGAGCCGGGGCGCGGTCCGTGGTCACGATGCGTTGTGTGAATTTCACGTGTGTTTATATCCGGACCGTGGCTCGAACCCGAACGTGAC carries:
- a CDS encoding ABC transporter ATP-binding protein, coding for MASDAGEDLAPAATRNPVWELYGRYGRGNLRFALLGAGNTIIGRALGLIPAFVIGLAVDAIFLDQRPYRLPGVPSAWIPASPAEQLWFSIGLLLAATLLGAVASWFEDWGWSVFAQRIQHELRVDAYARMQRLDLAYFTGQRTGELMSILNNDVNALETFLEDGLSSIFWITATFTGIGAILVSLNLPLALVTLLPIPFLAVFTLVFTRVIEPRYLQIRGEISDLNARFENNISGIEAIKTERAEAYEEARVEAASRDYLGANLAAVRVQITYFPGLTIIAGVGFAITFLAGGLWVLTGPPFGLTAALTPGAFVTFVIYAQQYLWPIVQFGSVVDDYERAKAAGTRVARLLRLDPAIRDAADADPLSVVDGRVEYDAVSFGYGDDEIISDVSFTAAGGETVGIVGPTGAGKSTLLKLLPRLYDVDAGSIRIDGRDVRTVRLDGLRRAIGYVSQEPTLFYGSVAENIRYGSFDASDDEMREAARRARAHEFIEALPDGYDTLVGERGVKLSGGQRQRLALARTILKDPEILVLDEATSHVDTETEALIQQSLAEFARDRTTFVIAHRLSTVRRADRILVLDDGRLVERGTHEELLAADGLYANFWRVQAGDIESLPQEFLDRARRRQDAVRQRDEDDSDRRPY
- a CDS encoding hybrid sensor histidine kinase/response regulator, yielding MTDSSDTIDVLHVDDDPDFTDLAATFLERVDSRIAVRAADSAAEGRDVLADHDVDCIVSDYDMPGADGIELLEAVREEYPDLPFILYTGKGSEEVASDAISAGVTDYLQKGTGSEQYELLANRIVNAVDAHESHRLLTERTRRLETLIGNLPGMVYRCRNDPPWPMETVEGEVQSLTGHTAGELERNEVKWGAEIIHPDDCERVWETVQDALAADGAFEITYRIVTDDGDTRWVWERGGGVYDDDGSLIALEGFITDVTERKEREERLERTTARLEALFENSPDMIDVHTDEGTIIDVNQRFCEVFDQSREELLGTKVWDVDRESDPDELRETWDGMAVGERHEVETEFGRADGERFPVKVHLTRLPTDEDEADRFIVISRDISERRARERTLRRYEQMVNTMQEAACIYDSDGRFELVNERMAELYGSPTHELEGRQSTLISEIRDGPDGDRYRELLDGDRAELRGEIEVPIGEYGPAVLEYRLTPLVADDPAEGIVGVTRDITDRRDREREFERMRELLERTERIADVGGWELDPDTREVFWTEQLYDLFGVSRETEVSLDLALDVYHEDDRQTVADAVETALDSGEAFDIEVRFRSRDDETRWLRVQGVPTVADGEVVTLRGAVQDVTEQRRRERQLRRAREDASELFNGMNDSAWVIGLDEQFRAVNDAAVDTLGYSRPELLSMGPHDIDASLADGEITALVEAMPDEEMQVFETVHETAAGEQIPVEINSSLISYQGETAVLSIARDISDRKQRERQMAEFASVVSHDLRNPLNVAEGRLELAQEECDSEHLDAVERTHTRMNALIDDLLTLARNGTSVTETEPVDLRPFLDTCWRNVATADATLQAEMSRTITGDRSRLQQLFENLFRNAVEHGGEGVAVTVGDLDDGFYVEDDGPGIPPDRRSDVFEMGHSTADRGTGFGLNIVEQIVAEHGWEIDLTAGSAGGARFEIRGVEFAH